The Camelina sativa cultivar DH55 chromosome 14, Cs, whole genome shotgun sequence genome includes a window with the following:
- the LOC104742090 gene encoding serine hydroxymethyltransferase 7: MDLSRSQSNFSLGFGCSHASMTPTPSPRAPIADDSINLQVDQSFRSLPTTFSPIPLQLLEQKVEKITVEEPKKDGGDQKEDEHFRILGHHMCLKRQRDCPLLLTQAKHPKRSSTGGGDTDLESRRAAVRAWGDQPLHLADPDIHELIEKEKQRQVKGIELIASENFVCRAVMEALGSHLTNKYSEGMPGARYYTGNQYIDQIENLCIERALTAFGLESDKWGVNVQPYSCTSANFAVYTGLLLPGERIMGLDSPSGGHMSHGYCTPAGKKISATSIFFESFPYKVNPQTGYIDYDKLEDKALDYRPKILICGGSSYPRDWEFARVRQIADKCGAVLMCDMAHISGLVATKECSNPFDHCDIVTSTTHKGLRGPRGGIIFYRRGPKIRKQSHHSSHCDTSTHYDLEEKINFAVFPSLQGGPHNNHIAALAIALKQVATPEYKAYIQQMKKNAQALAAALLRRKCRLVTGGTDNHLLLWDLTPLGLTGKVYEKVCEMCHITLNKTAIFGDNRTISPGGVRIGTPAMTTRGCIESDFETIADFLIKAAQIASALQREHVKSHKEFVKSLCTNKDISELRNRVEAFALQYEMPASLVRIE, encoded by the exons ATGGATTTGAGTCGTTCTCAATCTAATTTTTCACTAGGTTTTGGTTGTTCCCACGCATCAATGACTCCAACTCCGTCTCCAAGAGCTCCGATTGCTGACGATTCGATTAACCTACAAGTCGATCAAAGTTTCCGATCATTACCAACAACTTTTTCTCCGATTCCGTTGCAATTACTCGAGCAAAAGGTTGAGAAGATCACCGTGGAAGAGCCGAAGAAAGATGGAGGAGATCAGAAAGAGGACGAGCATTTCAGAATCTTAGGTCACCACATGTGTCTCAAAAGGCAACGAGATTGTCCACTTTTATTAACACAAGCGAAGCATCCGAAGAGGAGTTCGACTGGTGGTGGTGATACAGATCTGGAATCGAGACGTGCTGCTGTACGAGCTTGGGGTGATCAGCCTCTTCATTTGGCTGATCCTGATATACACGAGcttatagagaaagagaagcaaCGACAAGTCAAAGGGATTGAGTTGATTGCTTCTGAGAATTTTGTGTGTAGAGCTGTTATGGAGGCTTTGGGAAGTCATTTGACGAATAAATACTCTGAAGGCATGCCTGGTGCGAGGTACTACACTGGGAATCAATATATTGATCAGATTGAGAATCTGTGTATTGAACGAGCTCTTACTGCGTTTGGTCTTGAATCTGATAAATGGGGTGTTAATGTACAGCCGTATTCTTGTACCTCTGCTAATTTTGCCGTGTATACGGGACTTTTGTTGCCCGGTGAACGGATTATGGGGCTTGATTCTCCTTCTGGAGGTCATATGAGTCATGGTTATTGTACTCCAGCTGGGAAGAAGATTTCGGCTACGTCCATCTTCTTTGAGAGCTTTCCTTATAAAGTGAATCCTCAAACTGGGTATATTGACTATGATAAGCTTGAAGATAAGGCGCTTGATTACCGCCCCAAGATTCTTATTTGTGGAGGGAGTTCATATCCTAGGGACTGGGAGTTCGCTAGGGTTAGACAAATTGCAGACAAGTGTGGAGCTGTTTTGATGTGTGATATGGCTCATATAAGCGGTCTTGTGGCGACTAAG GAATGCTCCAATCCATTTGATCACTGTGACATAGTTACCTCCACTACCCACAAAGGTCTACGTGGTCCTAGAGGAGGTATCATCTTCTACAGGAGAGGCCCAAAGATAAGAAAGCAGAGCCATCACTCTAGTCATTGTGACACTTCCACGCACTATGATTTAGAGGAAAAGATCAACTTTGCTGTTTTTCCATCGCTACAAGGAGGTCCTCACAACAACCATATCGCAGCTCTTGCCATTGCCTTGAAACAAGTGGCCACTCCAGAGTATAAAGCTTACATACAACAGATGAAGAAAAACGCCCAAGCTTTAGCAGCTGCTCTGCTTAGAAGAAAATGCAGACTGGTTACTGGTGGCACTGACAATCATTTGTTGCTGTGGGATCTCACTCCTTTGGGCTTAACAG GGAAAGTCTACGAGAAAGTGTGCGAGATGTGCCATATAACCTTGAACAAGACTGCTATATTTGGGGATAATCGTACAATATCTCCGGGAGGTGTAAGAATAG gGACACCTGCGATGACAACCAGAGGCTGTATAGAGTCTGATTTCGAGACAATAGCGGATTTTCTGATAAAGGCAGCTCAAATAGCGAGTGCGTTGCAGAGAGAGCATGTGAAGTCACACAAGGAGTTTGTGAAAAGTTTATGCACCAACAAAGACATATCTGAGCTTAGAAACCGAGTTGAAGCATTTGCGTTGCAGTATGAGATGCCTGCTTCTCTTGTTCGAATtgaatga
- the LOC104742092 gene encoding uncharacterized protein LOC104742092: MDFLDNLFFFLVRPLLAISFVVCFIALWWFLAWKLVLSHVPLVQEIFGLRKKTIKPKPESRGRISKFYKSISSQNPVPI; this comes from the exons ATGGATTTCCTTgacaatctcttcttcttcctcgtacGTCCGCTTCTGGCCATCTCATTCGTCGTCTGCTTCATCGCTCttt ggTGGTTTCTGGCCTGGAAGCTTGTACTGAGCCATGTTCCTTTGGTTCAAGAGATCTTTGGCTTGaggaaaaaaactattaaacccAAACCTGAATCTCGCGGTCGAATCTCCAAATTCTACAAAAGTATCAGTTCTCAGAATCCTGTTCCCATatg a
- the LOC104742091 gene encoding uncharacterized protein LOC104742091, with protein MAISFVIDPSISPCFTVPASSSSSWRTLPLRNLHFHGKPSPSPLNSKPNRRFPILYPNNRSSYVASLSAHQASSSTNNNNSEEANSKYPTDVKTLIRVYKEALFNGDETSVAEIETMFCKIDKEKNKMDQKVLSLSMKIASEKEMKIRLTADFENTRKKLDKDRLSTESNAKVQIMKSLLPIIDSFEKAKLQVQVDTDKEKKIDTSYQGIYRQFVEVLRHLRVAAIATVGKPFDPLLHEAISREESETVKAGVITEELNRGFLLGDRVLRPAKVKVSLGPANKKTPSAA; from the exons ATGGCGATTTCTTTCGTAATTGATCCTTCAATTTCTCCTTGCTTCACCGTAcctgcctcttcttcttcttcatggagAACACTTCCCCTACGAAACCTTCATTTCCATGGCAAACCTTCACCATCTCCATTGAATTCGAAACCCAATCGAAGATTCCCAATCTTGTATCCAAACAATCGAAGCAGCTACGTAGCATCTCTCTCTGCTCaccaagcttcttcttct actaataataataatagtgaaGAAGCGAATTCAAAGTACCCAACAGATGTGAAAACCCTAATTAGGGTTTATAAAGAAGCTCTTTTTAATGGAGACGAAACCTCAGTCGCAGAAATCGAAACCATGTTTTGTAAAATCGAcaaggagaagaacaaaatgGATCAGAAGGTTTTGTCATTGTCAATGAAGATAGCTtcagagaaagagatgaaaatcCGATTGACTGCTGATTTTGAGAATACAAGGAAGAAGCTTGATAAAGATAGGCTTAGTACAGAGTCTAATGCAAAAGTTCAGATTATGAAGAGTCTTTTACCAATTATTGATAGTTTCGAGAAAGCTAAGCTTCAGGTTCAAGTTGATACtgataaggagaagaagatcgaTACGAGTTATCAGGGGATTTATAGGCAGTTCGTTGAGGTTTTAAGACATCTTCGTGTTGCTGCTATTGCAACTGTTGGGAAGCCCTTTGATCCTTTG TTGCACGAGGCTATATCACGAGAAGAATCTGAGACTGTTAAAGCAGGGGTAATAACCGAGGAGCTGAACCGGGGATTCCTTCTAGGAGATCGTGTTCTGAGACCAGCAAAGGTTAAAGTCTCTTTAGGACCCGCCAACAAGAAGACTCCTTCAGCTGCGTAG
- the LOC104742093 gene encoding LOW QUALITY PROTEIN: uncharacterized protein LOC104742093 (The sequence of the model RefSeq protein was modified relative to this genomic sequence to represent the inferred CDS: deleted 2 bases in 1 codon; substituted 1 base at 1 genomic stop codon) has protein sequence MYRLTVCILILSFLLFSGLSYTTLARVQYASPSPRKKFGKEFXDQKVFNEIKIGAAGSVSRRAYSCRTSCKPSQSWRIERRKPRHNN, from the exons ATGTACAGACTCACGGTTTGTATactaattttgagttttcttttgttctctgGATTA TCTTACACGACACTAGCCCGGGTACAATATGCATCTCCAAGTCCAA gaaaaaaatttggaaaagaattttAGGACCAAAAGGTCTTCAACGAGATCAAAATTGGTGCAGCAGGCAGTGTTTCAAGGCGAGCTTATTCATGTCGTACAAGTTGTAAACCTAGCCAGTCTTGGAGAATTGAAAGGAGGAAACCACGACATAACAATTAA
- the LOC104742094 gene encoding probable eukaryotic translation initiation factor 5-1, with translation MALQNIGASNRDDAFYRYKMPRMMTKIEGRGNGIKTNVVNMVDIAKALGRPPAYTTKYFGCELGAQSKFDEKTGTSLVNGAHDTSKLAGLLENFIKKYVQCYGCGNPETEILITKTQMLQLKCAACGFISDVDMRDKLTSFILKNPPEQKKSSKDKKSMRRAEKERLKEGEAADEELRKIKKEAASKKKAATTGTSKDKVLKKKDHSPPRSQSDENEQADSQEDDGDVQWQTDTSREAAEKRMKEQLSAVTADMVMLSTIEENKPAVEVKKAPEVLHENGNSKIPDNAHEKLVSEIKELLSSGSSPTQLKTALASNSATPQEKMDALFSALFGGAGKGFAKEVIKKKKYLVALMMIQEDAGAPQQMVLLNGIESFCMKASAEAAKEVALVIKGLYDEDLLEEDVIVEWYNKGIKGSPVLKNVTPFIEWLQNAESESEEE, from the coding sequence ATGGCTTTGCAAAACATTGGTGCTTCCAACCGCGATGATGCCTTCTACCGGTACAAGATGCCGAGGATGATGACCAAGATTGAAGGCAGGGGCAACGGTATCAAGACTAATGTGGTCAATATGGTTGACATTGCTAAGGCCTTGGGGAGACCTCCTGCTTATACCACTAAGTACTTTGGTTGTGAGCTTGGTGCGCAGTCCAAATTTGATGAGAAGACTGGAACCTCTCTGGTCAATGGGGCCCATGACACTTCCAAGCTTGCGGGACTTCTGGAGAACTTCATCAAAAAGTATGTTCAGTGTTACGGATGTGGGAATCCTGAAACTGAGATACTCATCACAAAGACGCAGATGCTCCAGCTGAAATGTGCGGCTTGCGGGTTTATCTCGGATGTCGATATGAGGGACAAGCTCACGTCCTTCATTCTTAAGAATCCTCCAGAGCAAAAGAAGTCGTCTAAGGATAAGAAGTCAATGAGGAGAGCTGAGAAAGAAAGGCTGAAAGAAGGTGAAGCAGCTGATGAGGAGCTGAGGAAAATCAAGAAGGAGGCTGCTAGTAAGAAGAAAGCAGCAACCACAGGTACTTCGAAAGACAAagttttgaagaagaaagatcattCCCCACCTCGAAGCCAGTCTGATGAGAATGAGCAAGCAGACAGtcaagaagatgatggtgatgtcCAGTGGCAAACAGATACTTCCAGGGAGGCTGCTGAGAAACGAATGAAAGAACAGCTCAGCGCTGTAACAGCTGATATGGTGATGCTGTCCACAATTGAAGAAAACAAGCCAGCTGTTGAGGTGAAGAAGGCACCAGAAGTGCTGCATGAGAATGGCAATAGCAAGATTCCTGATAATGCTCATGAAAAGCTTGTGAGTGAGATAAAAGAGCTTCTGAGCAGTGGTTCATCTCCTACACAACTCAAAACAGCCCTAGCTTCAAACTCCGCAACCCCTCAGGAGAAGATGGATGCCTTATTCTCTGCCCTCTTTGGAGGCGCAGGCAAGGGATTTGCTAAAGaagtgatcaagaagaagaaatatctCGTGGCCTTGATGATGATACAAGAAGATGCAGGAGCTCCTCAGCAGATGGTTTTGCTTAATGGAATAGAATCTTTCTGCATGAAGGCGAGCGCAGAGGCTGCCAAAGAAGTTGCTCTTGTTATCAAAGGGCTTTATGATGAAGACCTTTTGGAAGAGGATGTGATTGTTGAATGGTACAATAAAGGAATTAAAGGCTCCCCAGTGTTGAAAAATGTTACTCCGTTCATTGAGTGGCTCCAGAACGCTGAGTCTGAGTCCGAGGAAGAGTGA